The following are from one region of the Cetobacterium somerae genome:
- a CDS encoding amidohydrolase — MNINEIKERVIKAIDENRELILKAGQAMYDNPEFGYKEFKGTEIVSNYFKNELGLDVEEGIAYTGCRARANENAEGPKVAILGELDAISCSDHLDSNELGAVHACGHHIQIAGMLGAATGLVKSGILSELGGKVDFMATPAEEFVELGYRTQLRADGKIKYFGGKQEMIYNGTFDDVDMAVMFHALDLGDKKVLTGPVSNGFIGKTVKFIGKEAHAGSAPHEGINALNAAMLGINNVHAQRETFKDSDRVRFHPIITKGGDIVNSVPADVRMEAYVRARTIEGMIDANKKVNRGLTAGAYAVGAEIEITEIPGYLPILKHDSMEDVLEGNLEYLGLKDDMIKGGDFTGSFDFGDVSHIMPTLHPMFGGINGALHTRDFKTVDDEIAILMPAKALALTVVDLLFAQGKKAKEILDNFKPVMTKEEYLTFMESNDKVIKA, encoded by the coding sequence ATGAATATAAATGAAATTAAAGAGAGAGTAATAAAAGCTATTGATGAAAATAGAGAGTTAATATTAAAAGCAGGACAAGCAATGTATGATAATCCTGAATTTGGATATAAAGAGTTTAAAGGAACAGAAATTGTTTCGAACTATTTTAAAAATGAATTAGGACTAGATGTAGAAGAAGGAATTGCATATACAGGTTGTAGAGCAAGAGCAAATGAGAATGCTGAAGGACCTAAAGTTGCAATATTAGGTGAGCTAGATGCAATCTCTTGTAGTGATCATTTAGATTCTAATGAATTAGGAGCAGTTCATGCATGTGGACACCATATACAAATTGCAGGTATGTTAGGAGCAGCTACAGGATTAGTAAAATCAGGAATATTAAGTGAGCTTGGAGGAAAAGTAGATTTTATGGCTACTCCAGCAGAAGAGTTTGTTGAATTAGGATACAGAACTCAATTAAGAGCTGATGGAAAAATTAAATACTTTGGTGGAAAACAAGAGATGATATACAATGGAACGTTTGATGATGTTGATATGGCAGTTATGTTCCATGCTTTGGATTTAGGTGATAAAAAAGTTTTAACAGGGCCTGTAAGTAATGGATTTATAGGAAAAACTGTTAAGTTTATAGGAAAAGAAGCTCATGCTGGTTCGGCACCGCACGAAGGGATAAATGCTTTAAATGCAGCAATGTTAGGAATAAATAATGTGCATGCTCAAAGAGAAACATTTAAAGATAGTGATAGAGTAAGATTCCATCCGATTATAACAAAAGGTGGAGATATTGTAAATTCAGTTCCAGCTGATGTAAGAATGGAAGCTTATGTAAGAGCTAGAACAATTGAAGGTATGATTGATGCTAATAAAAAAGTAAATAGAGGTTTAACGGCAGGTGCTTATGCAGTTGGTGCTGAAATAGAAATAACTGAGATTCCAGGATATTTACCAATTTTAAAACATGATTCTATGGAAGATGTTTTAGAAGGAAACTTAGAGTATTTAGGGTTAAAAGATGATATGATTAAAGGTGGGGATTTTACAGGGTCTTTTGATTTTGGAGATGTATCTCATATAATGCCTACTCTTCATCCAATGTTTGGTGGAATAAATGGAGCTCTTCATACAAGAGATTTCAAAACTGTAGATGATGAAATTGCAATATTAATGCCAGCAAAAGCTTTGGCATTAACAGTTGTTGATTTATTATTTGCTCAAGGAAAAAAAGCAAAAGAAATTTTAGATAATTTTAAACCAGTTATGACTAAGGAAGAGTATTTAACTTTTATGGAGTCAAATGATAAAGTTATAAAAGCTTAA
- the yhbY gene encoding ribosome assembly RNA-binding protein YhbY: protein MSLTSKKRAFLRKRAHNLEPIFRIGKEGFSETLAQGVLEALIPRELIKVKILQNSEADKNEVAYQIAEIIEAEVVGIIGRTIIFYKENQDKPTISLELKAVK, encoded by the coding sequence ATGAGTTTAACAAGTAAAAAAAGAGCATTTTTAAGAAAGAGAGCTCACAATTTGGAGCCAATATTTAGAATAGGGAAAGAGGGATTCTCTGAAACATTAGCACAAGGAGTTTTAGAGGCATTAATTCCAAGAGAACTTATTAAAGTAAAAATACTTCAAAATTCGGAAGCGGATAAAAATGAAGTAGCTTACCAAATAGCTGAAATAATCGAAGCAGAAGTTGTAGGAATAATTGGAAGAACAATAATATTCTACAAAGAAAATCAAGATAAACCAACAATATCACTAGAATTAAAAGCAGTTAAATAA
- the rsmI gene encoding 16S rRNA (cytidine(1402)-2'-O)-methyltransferase, whose translation MLYIVATPIGNLDDITLRAIKTFEEVDFVFAEDTRVTKKLLNHLGIEKIVYRYDEHTKMHQVSNIANMLENGNKIALVTDAGTPCISDPGFEVVDEALKRGIKVIPIPGPSAMTAAASVAGISTRRFCFEGFLPKKKGRQTLLKSLATEERTIVIFESPHRIEKTLRDIETFIGIREVVIVREITKIYEEILRGTTTELIEKLSKNPVKGEIVLLIKGNEK comes from the coding sequence ATGCTGTATATAGTAGCAACACCTATAGGAAATTTAGATGATATAACTTTAAGAGCTATAAAAACTTTTGAAGAGGTAGATTTTGTTTTTGCAGAAGATACGAGAGTAACAAAAAAGTTATTAAATCATTTAGGAATAGAAAAAATCGTTTATAGATATGATGAGCATACAAAAATGCATCAAGTCTCAAATATTGCAAATATGTTAGAAAATGGCAATAAAATTGCGCTAGTAACAGATGCAGGAACTCCTTGTATATCAGATCCTGGATTTGAAGTAGTTGATGAAGCTTTAAAAAGAGGAATAAAGGTTATACCAATTCCAGGACCGAGTGCAATGACAGCAGCAGCTTCAGTTGCTGGAATTTCAACTAGAAGATTTTGTTTTGAAGGGTTTTTACCGAAGAAAAAAGGTAGACAAACTCTTTTAAAGTCTTTAGCAACTGAGGAGAGAACTATTGTAATATTTGAGTCTCCTCATAGAATTGAAAAAACACTGAGAGATATAGAGACTTTTATTGGTATAAGAGAAGTTGTAATAGTAAGAGAGATTACAAAGATTTATGAAGAAATATTAAGAGGAACAACCACTGAATTAATAGAGAAACTTTCAAAAAATCCTGTAAAAGGAGAAATAGTTCTTTTAATAAAGGGTAATGAAAAATAG
- a CDS encoding S41 family peptidase codes for MIKLLRNTGVALLLSGIMIVNTVPSYSVDNGFISNIKELKELSDIMNIIKENHVGTEKDPTNTTLMQGALKGMMESLDDPHSNYFTKEELESFKEDIEGKYAGVGMVIQKKADEPLIVVSPIEDTPAYLAGIRAKDKIIAIDGESTYKLTSEQSVKKLKGEPGTSVKLTVYREEAKETKDVELKRSIIQLKYVKSKMIGKDIGYLRLTQFGEDVYKDVRKDLEGLIKKGAKGIILDLRSNPGGSLGQAVKISSMFIPEGKIVSTKGKTGDEEIAYREGKYFGDFPLIVLINEGSASASEIVSGAIKDYKRGILIGEKSFGKGSVQTLLPLPDGDGIKLTIAKYYTPSGVSIHGKGIEPDILVEEKDDFLFFNGFVTNINEDETKENRNEIIKEVKGEEEAKKIISKGDIQLDKAVEEMNKLLEKK; via the coding sequence ATGATAAAACTGTTAAGAAATACTGGAGTAGCACTACTTTTATCTGGAATTATGATTGTGAATACAGTTCCATCATATTCTGTAGATAATGGATTTATTTCAAATATAAAAGAATTAAAAGAGCTTTCAGATATTATGAATATAATAAAAGAAAATCATGTAGGAACTGAAAAAGATCCAACTAATACAACTCTTATGCAAGGTGCATTAAAGGGAATGATGGAATCACTAGATGATCCTCATTCTAATTATTTTACAAAAGAGGAGTTAGAAAGTTTTAAAGAAGATATTGAAGGTAAATATGCAGGTGTGGGAATGGTAATTCAAAAAAAAGCAGATGAACCTTTAATTGTAGTTTCACCAATAGAAGATACACCAGCATATTTAGCTGGAATAAGAGCTAAAGATAAAATTATAGCAATTGATGGAGAAAGTACATATAAATTAACAAGTGAACAAAGTGTTAAAAAGTTAAAAGGAGAACCAGGAACTTCAGTAAAACTTACAGTTTATAGAGAGGAAGCAAAAGAAACTAAAGATGTTGAGTTAAAAAGATCAATTATTCAGTTAAAGTATGTAAAAAGTAAAATGATTGGAAAAGATATTGGTTATTTAAGATTAACACAATTTGGTGAAGATGTATATAAAGACGTACGTAAAGACTTGGAAGGTTTAATCAAAAAAGGCGCTAAAGGTATTATTCTCGATTTAAGAAGTAACCCAGGAGGATCTTTAGGTCAAGCAGTAAAGATATCTTCAATGTTTATTCCAGAGGGAAAAATAGTTAGTACAAAAGGAAAAACAGGAGATGAAGAGATAGCATATAGGGAAGGGAAATATTTTGGTGATTTTCCTCTAATAGTTTTAATAAATGAAGGAAGTGCCTCGGCGTCTGAAATTGTTTCAGGTGCTATAAAAGATTATAAAAGAGGTATTTTAATAGGAGAGAAATCATTTGGAAAAGGAAGTGTTCAAACATTATTACCTTTACCAGATGGAGATGGAATAAAATTAACAATAGCTAAATACTATACTCCTAGTGGAGTATCTATTCATGGAAAAGGAATAGAGCCTGATATCTTAGTAGAAGAAAAAGATGATTTCTTATTCTTTAATGGTTTCGTTACAAATATAAATGAAGATGAAACAAAAGAGAATAGAAATGAGATAATAAAAGAGGTTAAAGGAGAAGAAGAAGCTAAAAAAATAATTTCAAAAGGAGATATTCAACTAGATAAAGCAGTTGAAGAGATGAATAAACTTTTGGAGAAAAAATAG
- a CDS encoding TlyA family RNA methyltransferase encodes MKERVDVLLVEKGFYETREKAKRAIMAGLVIINDKKIDKPGTSIKIDEEPIIRVKGDACKYVSRGGLKLEKAINVFNLDLQGKRVLDVGSSTGGFTDCSLQNGASFVYAVDVGTNQLDWKLRTDNRVKSLENTHIKDLTLDELDNEKVDYIVMDVSFISITKVIEHLVKFFKNDTKLMALIKPQFEVGKENIEKGGIVKDSKKHIMAIEMVIEEAKKSGLRLKALDFSPITGTKGNVEYISIFEIGDEESHINIESVVKLGKNLGGAI; translated from the coding sequence ATGAAAGAAAGAGTAGATGTTCTACTAGTTGAAAAAGGATTTTATGAAACTAGAGAAAAAGCAAAAAGAGCAATTATGGCTGGGTTAGTTATAATAAATGATAAAAAAATAGATAAACCTGGAACATCTATAAAAATAGATGAAGAACCTATAATAAGAGTTAAAGGTGATGCTTGTAAGTATGTTAGTCGTGGTGGATTAAAACTTGAAAAAGCAATAAATGTTTTTAACCTAGACTTACAAGGTAAAAGAGTTCTTGATGTAGGATCTTCAACAGGTGGATTTACAGATTGTTCACTACAAAATGGAGCATCTTTTGTATATGCTGTAGATGTAGGAACAAATCAATTGGATTGGAAATTAAGAACAGATAACAGAGTAAAATCGTTAGAAAATACTCATATTAAAGATTTAACTTTAGATGAATTAGATAACGAAAAAGTAGATTATATTGTTATGGATGTATCATTTATATCTATTACAAAAGTAATAGAACATCTTGTGAAATTTTTTAAAAATGATACAAAACTTATGGCATTAATAAAACCACAATTTGAAGTAGGAAAAGAAAATATTGAAAAAGGTGGAATAGTAAAAGATAGTAAGAAACACATAATGGCAATAGAAATGGTTATAGAAGAAGCTAAAAAATCTGGACTTAGGTTAAAAGCACTAGATTTTTCACCAATAACAGGTACAAAAGGAAATGTTGAATATATTTCTATATTTGAAATAGGAGATGAAGAGTCGCATATCAACATAGAATCAGTTGTAAAGCTAGGAAAGAACTTGGGAGGAGCCATATGA
- a CDS encoding NAD+ synthase — MSCKLDLDLNLVEQILVNFLKEEANKVGFSKVVLGLSGGIDSALVAYLAAKAFGPENVLGILMPYKSSSKESVEHAKLVVEDLGIKSKLIEITPMVEPYFQMNPDMDGLRKGNRMARERMCILFDYSAKEKALVLGTSNKTEMLLGYSTQFGDAASAINAIGDLYKTQVWELSKHMGIPQPLIDKKPSADLWEGQTDESELGFSYKLADEILYDLVDKREKKEDIVKNGYPEDIVNKVIWKIKMSQYKRKLPLIAKISTRTIGREFRYPRDWGV; from the coding sequence ATGAGTTGCAAATTAGATTTAGATTTAAATTTGGTTGAACAGATATTAGTTAATTTTTTAAAAGAGGAAGCTAATAAAGTTGGATTTTCTAAAGTTGTTCTTGGATTATCAGGAGGTATAGATTCTGCATTAGTAGCATATTTAGCTGCAAAAGCTTTTGGACCAGAAAATGTTTTAGGTATACTTATGCCTTATAAATCTTCAAGTAAGGAAAGTGTTGAGCATGCTAAACTAGTAGTAGAAGATTTAGGAATAAAGTCAAAGTTAATAGAGATAACTCCAATGGTTGAACCATATTTTCAAATGAATCCAGATATGGATGGATTAAGAAAAGGAAATAGAATGGCAAGAGAAAGAATGTGTATTTTATTTGATTACTCTGCTAAAGAGAAAGCTTTAGTTTTAGGAACATCAAATAAAACGGAGATGTTATTAGGATATAGTACACAATTTGGAGATGCAGCATCAGCTATTAATGCTATAGGAGATTTATATAAAACTCAAGTATGGGAATTATCAAAACATATGGGAATACCACAACCATTAATAGATAAAAAGCCAAGTGCTGACTTATGGGAAGGTCAAACTGACGAGAGTGAACTAGGATTTTCATATAAATTAGCAGATGAAATTTTATATGATTTAGTAGATAAAAGAGAGAAAAAAGAAGATATTGTGAAAAATGGTTATCCAGAAGATATTGTTAATAAAGTTATTTGGAAAATTAAAATGTCTCAATATAAAAGAAAACTTCCTTTAATAGCAAAGATATCTACTAGAACAATAGGAAGAGAGTTTAGATATCCAAGAGATTGGGGAGTATAA
- a CDS encoding HD domain-containing protein yields MAKNSNALKFIKLLLNHEMVLDLDHHDDQGVKVTTHTYDVLKISFEEIRRDYRDLKEAREKVDFFSIVVGVIIHDLSKGSIRKADEKLSHSQMMIKKPEYIIKEAERVLSEIEEILNLKIVDKIKKNITHIVISHHGKWGKIQPNTKEAHIVHRADMYSAKYHRINPIGADKILKLMSEGVNIDEVAKKFNCTTGVIKDRLKRAKHELRLKNTKQLLGYYKSKKKIPIGDDFFTKRVRETEKLIKAVDRLGFENLILENPLLNYLEDDKIFEKEGN; encoded by the coding sequence ATGGCGAAAAATAGTAATGCACTGAAGTTTATAAAACTTCTATTAAACCATGAAATGGTTTTAGATTTAGATCATCATGATGATCAAGGAGTAAAAGTAACAACTCACACTTATGATGTACTAAAAATATCTTTTGAAGAGATCAGAAGAGATTATAGAGATTTAAAAGAAGCAAGAGAAAAAGTAGACTTTTTCTCTATTGTAGTTGGTGTAATAATTCATGATTTGAGTAAGGGAAGTATAAGAAAAGCTGATGAAAAACTTTCTCATTCTCAAATGATGATAAAGAAACCTGAATATATTATCAAAGAAGCTGAAAGAGTTTTATCAGAAATAGAAGAGATTTTAAATTTAAAAATTGTAGATAAAATAAAGAAAAATATAACTCATATTGTAATCTCACATCATGGTAAATGGGGAAAAATCCAACCAAACACAAAGGAAGCTCATATAGTTCATAGAGCTGATATGTATTCAGCTAAATATCATAGAATAAATCCAATTGGTGCAGATAAAATTTTAAAGCTTATGAGTGAAGGTGTAAATATTGACGAGGTAGCTAAAAAATTTAACTGTACTACTGGAGTTATAAAAGATCGTTTAAAAAGAGCAAAGCATGAACTTAGACTTAAAAATACAAAGCAGTTATTAGGTTATTATAAAAGTAAAAAGAAAATCCCTATAGGAGATGATTTTTTTACCAAAAGAGTTAGAGAAACTGAAAAATTAATAAAAGCTGTTGATAGATTAGGGTTTGAAAATCTTATTTTAGAAAATCCATTACTAAATTATTTAGAGGATGATAAGATTTTTGAAAAGGAAGGAAATTAA
- a CDS encoding DUF3100 domain-containing protein — MNKNTINVFLVVTIISLACEKVGKIQLGKVALFPMLFAVVIGMILTPDLLGKKIQKLREIIGEKEMKIASDMVMLILLMLGIKLGTFVGPNLDKIIQAGPAFLAQEFGHVLAPVVAVPLALKLGLTREAIGAGSSISREASLGVIGEKYGISSLEGSGVLGVYLAGTIVGTIYFGVLGSLAIYTGIHPLALGMACGVGSGSMMTAAASSLAEVVGPQYADQVFAYASTSNMLSGLTGVNILVFISLPFTEWYYKKLSPKFSKKEVKQNA; from the coding sequence ATGAACAAAAACACAATTAATGTATTTTTAGTTGTAACAATTATTTCGCTAGCTTGTGAAAAAGTTGGAAAAATTCAATTGGGAAAAGTAGCATTATTCCCGATGTTATTTGCTGTAGTTATTGGAATGATATTAACACCGGATTTATTAGGAAAAAAAATTCAGAAATTAAGAGAGATTATTGGAGAAAAAGAGATGAAAATAGCCAGTGACATGGTTATGTTAATTCTTTTAATGCTTGGAATAAAATTAGGAACATTTGTAGGACCTAATCTAGATAAAATTATTCAAGCTGGTCCAGCATTTTTAGCACAGGAATTTGGGCATGTGCTAGCACCAGTAGTGGCTGTTCCTTTAGCACTTAAGTTAGGGTTAACAAGAGAGGCTATAGGAGCTGGATCAAGTATAAGTAGAGAAGCTTCTCTAGGAGTAATAGGAGAAAAATATGGTATTTCATCTTTAGAAGGAAGTGGAGTACTTGGAGTTTATTTAGCTGGAACAATTGTGGGAACAATTTATTTTGGAGTATTAGGATCATTAGCTATATACACAGGGATTCACCCATTAGCATTAGGAATGGCATGTGGAGTTGGAAGTGGAAGTATGATGACAGCAGCAGCTTCATCTTTAGCAGAAGTTGTAGGACCACAATATGCAGATCAAGTTTTTGCTTATGCATCAACAAGTAATATGTTATCAGGATTGACGGGAGTAAATATTCTTGTATTTATATCACTGCCATTTACAGAATGGTATTATAAGAAATTATCTCCAAAGTTTTCAAAAAAGGAAGTGAAGCAAAATGCGTAG
- the dxs gene encoding 1-deoxy-D-xylulose-5-phosphate synthase, which produces MRVDKEYINKLQKESQEIRDTLVEITSKNGGHLAPNLGVVELTQSIVEVFDIPKDKLLFDVGHQSYVYKLLTGRKDKFKTLRTKGGIGPFSDPKESNFDFFIAGHAGSALSAGAGIAKANPENKVIVVIGDASIANGHSLEALNNIGENLKNLIVILNDNEMSIGKNVGSLSKFFGKLMVSNAYMNIRKDVRSAISKGKVGNQVKSVLERIEHSVKQFFLPSSISEVLGYQFLGVIDGHNLEELIKTLIVAKEMEGPVFMHVKTEKGKGYQLAEENKEKFHGISPFNPETGEVESGGRTYSNIFGSKLVELAEVDKNIYAISAAMVKGTGLGEFQNKFEDRCIDVGIAEGHGVTFSAGLAISNKKPYVAIYSTFFQRALDQLIHDVGLQNLPVKFIIDRAGIVGEDGKTHQGIHDINMFLSMPNYRVLAPTTGTELEEILEFSKDFKDGPLAIRFPRGKAFELDGILRDKFELGIWKEVRKGKKNLYLVTGAMLKEIVDIEAELLRKGLDGTIVNCSSIRPLDENFILNEFSKYENIFTFEDGYERGGFGNEVLRFLNEKKMKININIIALDSVAIPHGSRNVLLEDYGLRGKKLIERIEGSINGEK; this is translated from the coding sequence ATGAGGGTAGATAAAGAATATATTAATAAGTTACAAAAGGAAAGCCAAGAAATTAGAGATACTCTTGTAGAAATTACAAGTAAAAATGGTGGACATTTAGCACCAAACTTAGGGGTAGTTGAATTAACACAATCAATAGTTGAAGTTTTTGATATACCAAAAGATAAACTTTTATTTGATGTTGGACATCAATCATATGTTTATAAGTTATTAACAGGAAGAAAAGATAAATTTAAAACACTACGAACGAAGGGCGGAATAGGTCCTTTTTCAGATCCAAAAGAAAGTAATTTTGATTTTTTTATAGCAGGACATGCAGGGAGTGCTCTATCTGCTGGAGCAGGAATTGCTAAAGCAAATCCTGAAAATAAAGTTATTGTAGTTATAGGTGATGCATCAATAGCAAATGGACATTCTTTAGAAGCATTAAATAATATTGGAGAAAACCTTAAAAATTTGATAGTTATATTGAACGATAATGAAATGTCTATAGGAAAAAATGTAGGTTCATTATCTAAATTTTTTGGTAAATTAATGGTTAGTAATGCATATATGAATATAAGAAAAGATGTAAGAAGTGCTATAAGTAAAGGAAAAGTTGGAAATCAAGTAAAAAGTGTGTTAGAAAGAATAGAACACTCTGTAAAACAGTTTTTTTTACCTTCAAGCATATCAGAAGTTTTAGGATATCAATTTTTAGGCGTAATAGATGGCCATAATTTAGAGGAATTAATAAAAACTTTAATAGTAGCAAAAGAAATGGAAGGACCTGTTTTTATGCATGTAAAAACAGAAAAAGGTAAAGGTTATCAATTAGCTGAAGAAAATAAAGAGAAATTTCATGGAATATCTCCGTTTAATCCAGAAACAGGAGAGGTTGAATCAGGTGGAAGAACATATTCTAATATTTTTGGATCAAAATTAGTTGAATTAGCTGAAGTTGATAAAAATATTTACGCTATTTCAGCAGCAATGGTAAAAGGAACAGGATTAGGAGAGTTTCAGAATAAATTTGAAGATAGATGTATAGATGTGGGTATAGCAGAAGGACATGGAGTAACATTTTCAGCAGGACTAGCAATATCAAATAAAAAACCTTATGTAGCGATATATTCAACATTTTTTCAAAGAGCTTTAGATCAATTGATACATGATGTAGGGTTACAAAATTTGCCAGTCAAATTTATAATAGATAGAGCTGGAATAGTTGGAGAAGATGGAAAAACACATCAAGGTATACATGATATAAATATGTTTTTAAGTATGCCAAACTATCGAGTACTTGCTCCAACAACAGGAACAGAATTAGAAGAGATACTTGAATTTTCAAAGGATTTTAAAGATGGACCTCTAGCTATTAGATTTCCAAGAGGAAAGGCTTTTGAGTTGGATGGAATTTTAAGAGATAAATTTGAATTAGGTATATGGAAAGAAGTTAGAAAAGGAAAGAAAAATCTTTATTTAGTAACCGGTGCAATGTTAAAAGAAATTGTTGATATAGAAGCAGAACTTTTAAGAAAAGGACTAGATGGAACTATAGTAAATTGTTCATCTATAAGACCTTTAGATGAAAACTTTATTCTTAATGAATTTTCAAAATATGAAAATATATTCACATTTGAAGATGGTTATGAAAGAGGTGGATTCGGTAATGAAGTATTGAGATTTTTAAATGAGAAAAAAATGAAAATTAATATAAATATAATAGCTTTAGATAGCGTGGCAATACCTCATGGGTCAAGAAATGTACTGTTAGAGGATTATGGTCTAAGAGGTAAAAAACTAATAGAGAGAATTGAGGGTAGCATTAATGGCGAAAAATAG
- a CDS encoding divergent PAP2 family protein: MEKGIILGNRILDVVFIAWFIAQFYKVITTIFIDRKLNIKRIFETGGMPSSHSSTMASLSTAIGLAHGTQSTIFAISFVLAGVVMYDAAGIRRAAGKHAGLLNTLLDRFAAKVGEKLHDEKLKELLGHSPLEVLVGAILGVVVAFVFKGYIQA, translated from the coding sequence ATGGAAAAAGGAATAATTTTAGGAAATAGAATTCTAGATGTAGTATTTATAGCTTGGTTTATAGCCCAGTTTTATAAAGTTATAACTACAATATTTATTGATAGAAAGCTAAATATAAAAAGAATTTTTGAAACTGGAGGAATGCCAAGTTCCCACTCTTCAACTATGGCATCATTAAGTACGGCTATAGGATTAGCTCATGGAACACAAAGCACAATATTTGCTATTTCATTTGTTTTAGCTGGAGTAGTAATGTATGATGCTGCTGGAATTAGAAGAGCAGCAGGAAAACATGCAGGACTTTTAAATACTCTATTAGATAGATTTGCAGCAAAAGTTGGAGAAAAGTTACATGATGAGAAATTAAAAGAGCTTTTAGGACACAGTCCGTTAGAAGTATTAGTAGGGGCTATATTAGGAGTGGTTGTAGCTTTTGTGTTTAAAGGTTATATTCAAGCTTAA
- the ylqF gene encoding ribosome biogenesis GTPase YlqF encodes MSMTKINWYPGHMKKTKDLIKENMPLIDIVLEVVDARIPLSSKNPDIAGFAKNKKRVIVINKSDLVTKEEINFWKKFFKENNFADEVLELSAETGFNMKTLYTIIEKVSKEKKERLLKKGLRKVNTRLMVAGIPNVGKSRLINRIVGKNSAGVGNKPGFTRGKQWIRIKEGLELLDTPGILWPKFENQEVGYNLAITGAIRDEILPIDEVACVLIEKMLKMGKKHILKEKYKLLDEDFDQVSGAIIESIALRMNMLQKGGHLNVQQATYTLLRDYRACKLGKFGLDMDIAEEIKNLYK; translated from the coding sequence ATGTCAATGACAAAAATTAACTGGTATCCAGGGCATATGAAAAAAACGAAAGATTTAATTAAGGAAAATATGCCATTGATAGATATTGTTCTTGAAGTTGTAGATGCAAGAATTCCTTTATCAAGTAAAAATCCTGATATAGCTGGTTTTGCAAAAAATAAAAAAAGAGTAATTGTAATAAATAAATCAGATTTGGTTACAAAAGAAGAGATTAATTTCTGGAAAAAGTTTTTTAAAGAAAATAATTTTGCAGATGAGGTATTAGAATTATCAGCAGAAACTGGTTTTAATATGAAGACTCTTTATACAATTATAGAAAAAGTTTCTAAAGAAAAAAAAGAAAGATTATTAAAAAAAGGATTAAGAAAAGTTAATACAAGATTAATGGTAGCTGGAATACCAAATGTTGGAAAATCTAGATTAATCAATAGAATAGTAGGAAAGAATAGTGCTGGAGTAGGAAATAAACCTGGATTTACTCGAGGAAAACAATGGATTAGAATAAAAGAGGGATTAGAGTTATTGGATACTCCAGGAATTTTATGGCCAAAATTTGAAAACCAAGAGGTTGGATATAATTTAGCAATAACTGGAGCTATTAGAGATGAAATACTTCCAATAGATGAAGTTGCTTGTGTATTAATAGAAAAGATGTTAAAAATGGGAAAGAAGCATATTTTAAAAGAAAAATATAAACTTTTAGATGAAGATTTTGATCAAGTTAGTGGTGCAATAATAGAGTCAATAGCTCTTAGAATGAATATGTTACAAAAAGGGGGACACTTAAATGTTCAACAGGCAACATATACACTTTTAAGAGATTATAGAGCTTGTAAATTAGGTAAGTTTGGCTTGGATATGGATATAGCGGAAGAGATTAAAAACTTATATAAGTAG
- a CDS encoding YchJ family protein, whose protein sequence is MINNFKTAEELMRARYNAFENGDIEFIVETHHPETKGDMDIEETRKWALNSEWLGLEIVSTEAGTESDLEGIVEFKALYKENGQEVVHHEKSKFIKVNNEWLYYGWLPLQGTIVKEEKIGRNDPCTCGSGKKYKKCCGK, encoded by the coding sequence ATGATAAATAATTTTAAAACTGCTGAAGAATTAATGAGAGCAAGATATAACGCTTTTGAAAATGGTGATATAGAATTTATAGTGGAAACTCATCATCCAGAAACTAAAGGGGATATGGATATTGAAGAAACGAGAAAATGGGCATTAAATTCAGAATGGTTAGGATTAGAGATAGTTTCTACTGAAGCTGGAACTGAGTCTGACTTAGAGGGAATTGTTGAATTTAAAGCTTTATATAAAGAGAACGGACAAGAAGTTGTTCATCATGAAAAAAGTAAATTTATAAAAGTAAATAATGAATGGCTATATTATGGTTGGTTACCTCTTCAGGGAACAATCGTAAAAGAGGAAAAAATAGGAAGAAATGATCCTTGTACTTGCGGGTCGGGAAAAAAATATAAAAAATGTTGTGGGAAATAA